A part of Planococcus sp. MB-3u-03 genomic DNA contains:
- a CDS encoding aminopeptidase yields the protein MSFQDKLAQYAELTVRVGVNIQPGQELLIATTTDTVEFTRLVVEKAYEAGAKQVHVAFSDPSVIRTHYELAPDAAFHEFPDWVVKQRDAIIDHKGAFLWIDAEDPDLLTGIPAKRLSDAQKSAGKALERYRQAVGSDKIAWSIVAIPSEKWAQKVFPHEQDQMAALWQAIFQTVRIGDGDAVALWQEHIANLERRAAALNERRYRKLHYRAPGTDLTIGLPDSHIWMSGASRTPDQVPFIANMPTEEVYTVPAKLEVEGTVRNTKPLVYQGNIIDGFTLRFENGRITQARAEIGQELLDELLLADEGAAYLGEVALVPVESPISASGILFYNTLFDENASNHLAIGDSYPTCLEGGKDLERDQLKDYGLNTSIVHEDFMIGSSEMDIDGITEDGKTEAIFRKGNWAF from the coding sequence ATGAGCTTTCAGGACAAGTTAGCGCAATATGCGGAATTGACTGTCCGTGTCGGCGTCAACATCCAGCCGGGGCAGGAGCTATTGATTGCGACGACGACGGATACCGTGGAATTCACGCGCTTGGTCGTTGAGAAAGCCTACGAAGCCGGGGCTAAGCAAGTCCATGTCGCGTTTTCGGACCCGTCAGTTATACGGACGCATTACGAATTGGCACCGGACGCCGCGTTCCACGAATTTCCGGATTGGGTCGTCAAACAGCGCGACGCTATCATCGACCATAAAGGCGCATTCTTGTGGATCGATGCGGAAGACCCGGATTTGCTTACAGGCATTCCGGCAAAACGCTTAAGCGATGCGCAAAAATCCGCTGGAAAGGCATTGGAACGCTATCGCCAGGCTGTCGGATCCGATAAGATCGCTTGGTCGATCGTTGCGATCCCCTCTGAAAAATGGGCGCAAAAAGTGTTCCCACATGAACAGGATCAAATGGCCGCTCTGTGGCAAGCGATTTTCCAGACCGTGCGCATCGGAGACGGTGACGCAGTCGCATTGTGGCAGGAGCATATCGCCAACTTGGAACGGCGGGCGGCCGCATTGAACGAACGGCGCTACCGGAAATTGCATTACCGTGCGCCAGGAACCGATTTGACGATCGGTTTGCCAGATAGCCATATTTGGATGAGCGGCGCTTCCCGCACGCCGGACCAGGTGCCGTTCATCGCCAATATGCCGACTGAAGAAGTGTATACCGTGCCGGCCAAACTGGAAGTCGAAGGCACCGTGCGCAATACGAAGCCGCTCGTTTACCAAGGCAATATCATCGATGGCTTCACGTTGCGCTTCGAAAACGGCCGTATCACACAAGCGCGAGCGGAAATCGGCCAGGAACTATTGGATGAATTGCTTTTAGCCGACGAAGGCGCAGCATATCTTGGGGAAGTAGCACTTGTGCCGGTTGAATCGCCGATTTCGGCTTCCGGCATTTTGTTCTACAATACCCTATTCGATGAAAATGCATCGAATCATTTGGCAATCGGCGATTCCTACCCGACTTGCCTCGAAGGCGGAAAAGACTTGGAACGCGATCAATTAAAGGATTACGGATTGAATACGTCGATCGTCCATGAAGATTTCATGATCGGTTCGAGCGAGATGGATATTGATGGCATTACGGAAGACGGCAAGACCGAAGCGATTTTCCGAAAAGGAAATTGGGCATTCTAA
- a CDS encoding SGNH/GDSL hydrolase family protein: MKKTMSVMAAGLLLLAANPASAEPQIPAAYVAIGDSLAAGQTPNRAIDSGYSDLIAQELTRNQPLAFYSKDLAFPGFTTGDVLESIESDEAKELLGQANIITVSAGANDLLRLVQANAAEGALSFEEIQADYALNAARENVETILAELEELAPSADIYVMGYYFAYPHARDSQKQGTAGQLEQLNAILKQEAEQAGATFVDVADRFGEDAVDLVPNPADVHPNMNGYQEMANAFFEYYGEGFRVEDAELPEPAPVTFEEIQQMQEEEQEQPSSEANEAEEEPASEDASGDEAAAKPSDGEDLDYLAIRQALPLI, from the coding sequence ATGAAAAAGACGATGAGTGTGATGGCGGCAGGGCTTTTGTTATTGGCTGCAAACCCGGCATCTGCGGAGCCACAAATACCTGCCGCTTATGTAGCCATCGGCGATTCGCTGGCGGCAGGCCAGACGCCGAACCGGGCGATCGACAGCGGCTATTCGGATTTGATTGCGCAGGAATTGACGCGCAACCAGCCGCTGGCGTTTTATTCGAAAGACTTGGCGTTTCCTGGATTCACCACAGGTGATGTCTTGGAAAGCATCGAGTCGGATGAAGCAAAAGAACTGCTCGGCCAGGCGAACATCATCACAGTTTCTGCCGGTGCGAATGATTTGTTGCGCCTTGTGCAAGCAAATGCCGCTGAAGGCGCTTTGAGTTTTGAAGAGATCCAGGCAGATTACGCACTGAATGCGGCGCGTGAAAACGTCGAAACGATTCTGGCTGAACTGGAAGAGCTTGCCCCATCAGCCGATATCTATGTCATGGGCTATTATTTTGCATATCCCCACGCCCGTGATAGCCAAAAGCAAGGCACGGCTGGGCAGCTGGAACAATTAAACGCCATTCTCAAACAGGAAGCAGAACAAGCCGGCGCAACATTTGTCGATGTAGCCGACCGTTTCGGTGAGGATGCGGTGGACCTCGTCCCGAATCCCGCGGATGTCCATCCGAATATGAATGGCTATCAGGAGATGGCGAACGCATTCTTCGAGTATTACGGGGAAGGGTTTAGAGTGGAAGATGCAGAACTGCCGGAACCGGCGCCTGTTACTTTTGAAGAAATCCAGCAAATGCAGGAAGAGGAACAGGAACAGCCATCAAGTGAAGCGAATGAAGCAGAAGAAGAGCCTGCTTCTGAAGACGCTTCAGGTGACGAGGCTGCCGCCAAGCCTTCCGACGGCGAGGATCTGGATTATCTAGCGATCCGCCAAGCATTGCCGCTCATTTAA
- a CDS encoding M20 family metallopeptidase, giving the protein MIDLLKDLIKIESDTKEGANEALMFCSAWLKAKGEEVEVHDNDGYLMLTAAKGQGAEKIIWNGHVDVVPGHKEQFSPIEEGDKLYGRGSADMKAGVAAMMQAFVDLDASALPREVHLHIVTDEEIGGRNTSKWLVDQGHYGDFVICGEPTHLKIGLQSKGILRMDLTFKGKPAHGSRPWEGINAIESAMKFHAGMKDLPFRKESTEYYEQPSVNLPIINAGDRYNVVPEICKMSYDIRFMPGQDKDEIVRQMEQLAETLDVDMEFKASGSTPALTTTDDHPYIQTLMKAVESTLSEQPVLFGQHGAADTRYYAEKIGGQGAIEFGPSGDDWHGNAEYVSISSVHSYKDILIAHAIAPTDV; this is encoded by the coding sequence ATGATTGATTTATTGAAGGATTTGATCAAAATCGAAAGCGATACGAAAGAAGGGGCGAATGAAGCGCTGATGTTCTGCTCTGCCTGGCTCAAGGCGAAAGGCGAAGAAGTCGAAGTACACGATAATGACGGCTACCTCATGCTGACAGCAGCTAAAGGGCAAGGTGCCGAAAAGATCATCTGGAACGGCCATGTCGACGTCGTGCCGGGACATAAAGAGCAATTCTCCCCAATCGAAGAAGGCGACAAACTGTATGGCCGCGGGTCGGCCGACATGAAAGCCGGGGTCGCGGCGATGATGCAGGCATTTGTTGACCTCGATGCTTCCGCCTTGCCGCGCGAAGTGCACCTGCATATCGTCACAGACGAAGAAATTGGCGGGCGCAATACATCGAAATGGCTGGTCGATCAAGGTCATTACGGCGATTTCGTCATTTGCGGCGAGCCGACCCATTTGAAGATCGGCTTACAATCAAAAGGCATACTAAGAATGGATTTGACATTCAAAGGCAAACCGGCACACGGTTCGCGCCCATGGGAAGGCATCAACGCCATCGAATCGGCGATGAAATTCCATGCCGGCATGAAAGATTTGCCGTTCCGTAAAGAATCGACGGAATACTATGAGCAGCCTTCCGTCAACTTGCCGATCATCAATGCCGGCGACCGTTATAATGTCGTACCGGAAATCTGCAAGATGTCCTACGATATCCGCTTCATGCCCGGGCAAGACAAAGACGAGATCGTCCGCCAGATGGAACAGCTGGCCGAAACACTCGATGTTGACATGGAATTCAAAGCGAGCGGTTCGACCCCTGCTTTGACGACGACGGACGACCATCCGTACATCCAGACCTTGATGAAGGCCGTCGAATCGACGCTTTCGGAACAGCCGGTATTGTTCGGCCAGCACGGTGCTGCCGACACCCGTTATTATGCCGAGAAAATCGGCGGACAAGGCGCCATCGAGTTCGGGCCGAGCGGAGACGACTGGCACGGCAACGCAGAATACGTCTCCATTTCAAGCGTCCATTCCTACAAGGATATTTTAATCGCGCACGCCATCGCCCCGACCGATGTTTAA
- the thiT gene encoding energy-coupled thiamine transporter ThiT translates to MRNKRVLLMVEIAIFAALGFVLDFIAFRMPQGGSVSLVMIPIVLMAFRRGVAAGVVTGLLVGLLQIVTGFISVAPLSFGFVVMQVILDYLLAYGVVGLAGMMRGRYLEAVEAKKTGKIIVMVALGVLIGSFLRYVIHVITGILFFGMFADGNVFIYSAVYNATYMIPVAIVAAIVCSLLFITAPRLTQPDS, encoded by the coding sequence ATGAGAAATAAACGTGTATTGTTAATGGTCGAAATTGCGATTTTTGCAGCTCTCGGCTTTGTATTGGATTTTATCGCCTTTCGCATGCCGCAAGGGGGATCGGTCAGCTTGGTCATGATTCCGATCGTGCTGATGGCATTCCGGAGGGGCGTCGCAGCCGGTGTCGTCACGGGTCTTCTGGTCGGCTTGCTGCAGATTGTCACTGGTTTCATCTCGGTTGCGCCGCTGTCGTTCGGCTTTGTCGTCATGCAAGTCATTTTGGATTATTTGCTGGCATATGGCGTCGTCGGTTTGGCCGGAATGATGCGGGGCCGCTACTTGGAAGCCGTGGAGGCGAAAAAGACCGGGAAAATCATTGTCATGGTCGCACTCGGTGTCTTGATTGGTTCATTTCTCCGTTATGTGATCCACGTCATTACGGGGATCCTGTTCTTCGGCATGTTTGCTGATGGCAATGTCTTCATCTATTCAGCCGTCTACAACGCCACCTATATGATTCCGGTCGCAATTGTCGCGGCCATCGTTTGCTCGTTGCTGTTCATTACAGCGCCGCGTTTGACGCAGCCCGATTCATGA
- the map gene encoding type I methionyl aminopeptidase: MIATNEKDIEGLKKAGQMVAEIRETMKAAVKPGITTKELDELGGRLFKEWGGVSAPKSEYDFPGYTCISVNEEVAHGIPGKRVINDGDIVNIDVSGSYGDYFADTGISFVVGEGHEAKEKLCQAAESAFERAMMKVKAGAKLNQIGKAVEREAKDQGLFVIKNLTGHGVGKSLHEAPQYILNYYDAWETTILKEGMVLAVEPFISQKAEHIIESGDGWTFITPDQSLVAQIEHTVLVTKGEPILLTKLEK; this comes from the coding sequence ATGATAGCGACTAATGAAAAAGATATTGAAGGTTTGAAAAAAGCCGGACAGATGGTGGCAGAAATCCGCGAAACGATGAAAGCGGCCGTGAAGCCCGGCATCACGACGAAAGAACTCGATGAATTGGGCGGCCGCCTGTTCAAAGAATGGGGCGGGGTCTCTGCTCCGAAATCAGAATACGATTTCCCCGGTTATACATGCATCAGCGTCAACGAAGAAGTGGCGCACGGGATTCCAGGAAAGCGCGTCATAAATGACGGAGACATCGTTAATATCGACGTGTCCGGATCATACGGTGATTATTTTGCGGACACTGGAATTTCATTCGTGGTCGGAGAAGGGCACGAAGCGAAAGAAAAGCTTTGCCAAGCGGCGGAATCCGCATTCGAACGCGCCATGATGAAAGTGAAAGCGGGTGCCAAGCTGAACCAGATCGGTAAGGCAGTCGAACGCGAAGCGAAAGACCAAGGCTTGTTCGTCATCAAGAACCTGACAGGGCATGGCGTCGGAAAATCGCTTCACGAGGCGCCGCAATATATCCTCAATTATTACGATGCGTGGGAAACGACAATCTTGAAAGAAGGCATGGTGCTTGCAGTCGAGCCGTTTATTTCCCAAAAGGCCGAGCATATCATCGAATCAGGCGATGGCTGGACCTTTATCACGCCGGACCAATCGCTCGTCGCACAAATCGAACATACCGTACTCGTCACAAAAGGCGAACCGATTTTGCTGACGAAACTCGAAAAATAA
- a CDS encoding GNAT family N-acetyltransferase, whose amino-acid sequence MNLLFEGKTCYLRTLTVEDAEDMVRILVKNRDYWAIYEPRHRDSYFTIAVQREKIRESIYQARENREYSFGVFSHDTNQLIGHISIYSIKRLPFLSALVGYSMDEEFIGRGIASEAVRLITAFGFEQLRLHRVEAYVAPDNIGSLRVLEKAGFEKEGLLKQFLFINGEWKDHYYYALLEQDF is encoded by the coding sequence ATGAATCTGCTTTTTGAAGGGAAAACCTGTTATCTGCGCACACTTACCGTAGAAGACGCTGAAGACATGGTGCGGATCCTGGTGAAAAACCGTGATTATTGGGCGATTTATGAGCCGAGGCATCGCGATAGTTATTTCACGATTGCCGTACAGCGCGAGAAAATTCGCGAGTCGATCTACCAAGCGCGGGAAAATCGGGAATATAGTTTTGGGGTTTTCTCACACGACACCAATCAGCTGATCGGCCATATATCCATTTACAGCATCAAGCGCCTGCCGTTCCTCAGCGCCCTGGTCGGCTACTCGATGGACGAAGAGTTCATCGGCCGAGGGATTGCCAGCGAAGCGGTCCGCTTGATCACGGCTTTCGGATTTGAGCAATTGCGGCTCCATCGCGTGGAAGCGTATGTCGCTCCGGATAATATCGGCTCGCTGCGCGTACTCGAAAAAGCGGGGTTTGAAAAAGAAGGCTTGCTCAAGCAATTCCTGTTCATCAATGGGGAATGGAAAGACCATTATTATTACGCATTGCTCGAACAGGATTTTTGA
- a CDS encoding DinB family protein, with protein sequence MLLLHAEMELYFASLTEESWQEELDYRNMKGDEFRHSREEMLFTVVNHASYHRGKSLPYCANSAKPESRLIIFISKENR encoded by the coding sequence ATGCTCTTGCTTCACGCAGAGATGGAATTGTATTTCGCCTCGTTGACAGAAGAAAGCTGGCAAGAAGAGCTGGATTACCGCAATATGAAAGGCGACGAGTTCCGCCACAGCCGCGAAGAAATGCTTTTCACCGTCGTCAACCACGCGAGCTACCACCGGGGCAAATCACTTCCTTATTGCGCCAATTCGGCAAAGCCGGAATCCCGCTTGATTATATTTATTTCAAAAGAAAACCGCTGA
- a CDS encoding beta-class carbonic anhydrase, producing the protein MSLLNEILDYNEKFVEEKHYEEFITTNLPDKRIVILTCMDTRLLELLPKAMNFKNGDVKIVKSAGAIINHPFGGIMRSLFVAVYELKADEIYIVGHHDCGMAKVKPEGIIEKMKERGIEESTIEQMKFSGVNLDEWLKGFDNVTDSVRHSVDMVRHHPLMDKTVPVHGLVIDPKTGKLDVVIDGNKDENR; encoded by the coding sequence ATGTCTTTATTGAATGAGATTTTGGATTACAACGAAAAATTTGTAGAAGAAAAGCACTACGAGGAATTCATCACCACCAATCTCCCGGATAAGCGGATCGTCATCTTGACTTGCATGGATACCCGCCTGCTTGAACTCTTGCCAAAAGCGATGAACTTCAAGAACGGCGACGTGAAAATCGTCAAAAGTGCCGGTGCTATCATCAACCATCCGTTTGGCGGCATCATGCGCAGCTTGTTCGTGGCCGTATACGAATTGAAGGCAGATGAGATCTATATTGTCGGGCACCACGACTGCGGGATGGCCAAAGTAAAACCGGAAGGCATCATCGAAAAGATGAAAGAGCGCGGCATTGAAGAAAGCACGATCGAACAGATGAAATTCTCAGGCGTCAATCTCGACGAATGGCTGAAAGGCTTCGATAACGTAACGGACAGCGTGCGCCACAGCGTCGACATGGTCCGCCATCACCCATTAATGGATAAAACCGTTCCTGTTCACGGCCTCGTCATCGACCCGAAAACCGGAAAACTCGACGTCGTCATCGATGGCAATAAAGACGAAAACCGCTGA
- the mreBH gene encoding rod-share determining protein MreBH, which produces MFSATDIGIDLGTANILVYTKSKGVILNEPSIVALDARSGAVIAIGNEAKAMLGKAPDSIRIVRPMKEGVIADFDVTRELLKLVMQKAAKQLGGSLRKPKVMVCTPSGATAVERRAIHDAVKQSGAKSVHLIEETVAAAIGANLPITEPVASVIVDIGGGTTEVAIISFGGVVSSNTIKIAGDRMDEDIIQYVRKHYNLLIGEKTAETIKKEIGYAPIPHEPKKMNIRGRDVLSGLPKTIELSSDEMQKALSESLSAILECIRATLENCPAELSGDMVDQGVVISGGGALLKGLQEWLAQEISVPVHIAPDPLESVAIGTGRSLGMIDQLEKMSR; this is translated from the coding sequence ATGTTTTCTGCAACGGATATCGGGATCGATCTCGGTACCGCCAATATTCTCGTCTATACTAAGTCAAAAGGCGTCATCTTGAACGAACCATCCATCGTCGCCCTCGATGCCCGCAGCGGCGCTGTCATCGCCATTGGCAACGAGGCGAAAGCGATGCTCGGCAAGGCGCCCGATTCCATCCGTATCGTGCGCCCGATGAAAGAAGGCGTCATCGCCGATTTTGACGTGACCCGCGAGCTCTTGAAGCTGGTCATGCAAAAAGCGGCGAAACAGCTCGGCGGCTCTCTCAGGAAGCCAAAAGTCATGGTCTGTACGCCGTCCGGTGCCACCGCTGTCGAACGACGCGCCATCCATGATGCCGTCAAACAAAGCGGCGCAAAATCCGTACATTTGATTGAAGAGACGGTAGCTGCAGCAATCGGCGCCAATCTGCCGATCACGGAACCTGTCGCTTCGGTCATCGTCGATATTGGAGGGGGCACGACAGAAGTCGCCATCATTTCATTCGGCGGCGTGGTGTCTTCCAATACGATCAAGATTGCCGGCGACCGGATGGATGAAGACATCATCCAATACGTGCGCAAGCATTATAATTTATTGATCGGCGAGAAAACGGCGGAAACGATCAAAAAAGAAATTGGCTATGCGCCGATCCCTCACGAACCGAAAAAGATGAACATCCGCGGCCGTGACGTATTGAGCGGATTGCCGAAAACGATCGAATTGAGTTCTGACGAAATGCAAAAAGCGCTCAGTGAGTCCTTGTCAGCCATCTTGGAATGCATCCGTGCCACGCTGGAAAACTGCCCCGCTGAATTGTCGGGCGATATGGTCGACCAAGGCGTCGTCATTTCTGGCGGCGGTGCCTTGTTGAAAGGCTTGCAGGAATGGCTGGCGCAAGAAATTTCCGTACCCGTCCATATCGCGCCGGACCCATTGGAATCCGTTGCGATCGGCACTGGCCGGTCGCTCGGCATGATCGACCAGCTCGAAAAAATGTCGCGTTAA
- a CDS encoding aminopeptidase, giving the protein MTTFDEKLSRYAELAVKVGVNIQPDQKLYIAASIDAAPFVRLIVKKAYEEGARQVFVDWSDDVISRTRFEKAPEDSFGEFPEWKVQEREQLAEQGAAFISVVSQSPDLLKGIDSKRISASQKATGQALNKYRQYVQSDKISWCVLAAPSAQWAKKVFPDLPENEQVDALWEAIFKAVRADTDNPIEAWLEHDRTLHTKADYLNDKKYAKLHYQAPGTNLEVALPKGHLWAGAGSVNEKGHTFMANMPTEEVFTVPHKDDVNGFVSSTKPLSYGGNIIDGFKITFEGGRITEVTAEQGEEVLKELVATDEGSHRLGEVALVPHQSPISDSGILFFNTLFDENASNHFAIGSAYAFCLEGGKTMSADELKEHGLNQSITHVDFMVGSADMDIDGILEDGTREPIFRSGNWAF; this is encoded by the coding sequence ATGACTACATTTGATGAAAAGTTATCCCGCTACGCTGAATTGGCGGTAAAGGTAGGCGTCAATATACAGCCTGACCAGAAATTGTATATTGCAGCTTCCATAGATGCCGCACCGTTCGTCCGCTTGATCGTTAAGAAAGCTTATGAAGAAGGTGCAAGACAAGTATTCGTGGATTGGAGCGATGATGTGATTTCCCGCACGCGCTTCGAGAAGGCACCGGAAGATTCGTTTGGGGAATTCCCGGAATGGAAAGTCCAGGAAAGGGAGCAATTGGCCGAACAAGGCGCGGCTTTCATCAGCGTCGTTTCACAAAGCCCGGACTTGCTGAAAGGCATCGATTCCAAACGCATTTCAGCGTCCCAGAAAGCGACCGGGCAAGCGCTGAATAAATACCGACAGTACGTGCAATCCGACAAAATCAGCTGGTGCGTCCTTGCTGCACCGTCTGCGCAATGGGCAAAGAAAGTGTTCCCGGACCTTCCGGAAAACGAGCAAGTGGATGCGTTATGGGAAGCGATATTCAAGGCTGTCCGCGCAGATACGGACAACCCGATCGAAGCTTGGCTTGAACACGACCGCACGCTCCACACCAAAGCTGATTATTTGAACGACAAGAAATACGCCAAGCTTCATTATCAGGCACCAGGCACAAACCTCGAAGTCGCCCTGCCAAAAGGCCATCTATGGGCAGGCGCAGGTTCGGTCAACGAAAAAGGCCATACCTTCATGGCCAATATGCCGACAGAGGAAGTCTTCACCGTGCCGCATAAAGACGATGTCAACGGCTTCGTCTCAAGCACCAAGCCGCTCAGCTACGGCGGCAATATCATCGATGGCTTCAAAATCACATTCGAAGGCGGCCGCATCACTGAAGTCACGGCCGAACAAGGCGAAGAAGTGCTCAAGGAATTGGTGGCTACGGATGAAGGCTCCCACCGCCTCGGCGAAGTGGCATTAGTGCCCCATCAATCGCCGATTTCCGATTCAGGCATCTTGTTCTTCAATACCTTATTCGATGAAAATGCGTCCAACCACTTCGCGATCGGCAGCGCCTATGCGTTCTGCCTAGAAGGCGGCAAGACGATGTCAGCGGATGAATTGAAAGAGCACGGCTTGAACCAAAGCATCACCCATGTCGATTTCATGGTCGGCTCTGCCGATATGGACATCGATGGCATTTTGGAAGACGGCACGCGTGAACCGATCTTCCGCAGCGGCAACTGGGCATTTTAA
- a CDS encoding carbohydrate kinase, which yields MNRNEQKILALIERDPYMSQQEMADALGISRPSLANLISGLIKQGKILGRAYVLPEENAILCIGGANVDRKFHLKAPSVHGTSNPATVTRSVGGVARNISENLGRLGHEVQLMSVAGDDPEWRFIEEVSSPYMDTAMTKALPQGATGSYTAVLEPDGEMTLALADMDIYAELTPGYLEPHRSKLMRAKLLAVDLNCPKETVAYLQDLAAAADVPLAVIPVSAPKMERLGEDLSGVSFLILNRDEAALRLGISIRDQADWKRSVEMLLDQGAKTAVVTGGKDGAMAGDENGVLHFPAIETQQVEDVTGAGDAFSGGLLHAHLSGYDFHQAVQMGMLNAARTLASSQTVRPELNETVLIKELEELK from the coding sequence ATGAACCGCAACGAACAGAAAATCCTTGCGTTGATTGAACGGGATCCATATATGTCCCAGCAGGAAATGGCGGATGCGCTCGGGATTTCAAGGCCATCTTTAGCCAATTTGATTTCGGGGCTTATCAAGCAAGGGAAGATTCTCGGCCGCGCATACGTACTGCCTGAAGAAAATGCGATCCTATGCATCGGCGGCGCGAATGTCGACCGTAAGTTCCATCTGAAAGCACCGTCTGTCCACGGCACTTCGAATCCGGCAACGGTGACGAGAAGCGTCGGGGGCGTGGCGCGAAATATCTCTGAAAACCTGGGCAGGCTTGGGCATGAAGTCCAGTTGATGTCGGTAGCTGGAGATGATCCGGAATGGCGCTTCATCGAAGAAGTGTCTTCGCCTTACATGGATACCGCCATGACCAAGGCGCTGCCGCAAGGGGCGACAGGCAGCTATACTGCTGTGCTGGAACCCGACGGCGAGATGACTTTAGCATTAGCGGACATGGACATCTACGCGGAATTGACGCCTGGCTACCTGGAGCCTCACCGCAGCAAATTGATGCGCGCGAAATTGCTGGCAGTCGATTTGAACTGCCCGAAGGAAACCGTAGCGTATTTGCAGGATCTCGCAGCGGCTGCCGATGTGCCGCTTGCTGTAATTCCTGTATCAGCCCCTAAAATGGAACGCTTAGGAGAAGACTTGAGCGGTGTCTCTTTTTTGATCCTGAACCGCGATGAAGCAGCCCTCAGGCTCGGCATTTCCATCCGGGATCAAGCGGATTGGAAGCGCTCGGTTGAAATGCTTCTCGATCAAGGCGCAAAAACAGCCGTCGTGACCGGCGGAAAAGACGGCGCCATGGCGGGCGACGAAAATGGCGTGTTGCATTTCCCGGCAATCGAAACGCAGCAAGTAGAAGATGTCACAGGGGCTGGAGATGCCTTCTCAGGCGGCCTACTTCACGCCCATCTATCGGGCTATGATTTTCATCAAGCCGTGCAGATGGGCATGCTGAATGCGGCCAGAACGCTCGCAAGCAGCCAGACAGTGCGGCCGGAATTAAATGAAACGGTGTTAATAAAAGAACTGGAGGAATTGAAATGA